The nucleotide window ttgtaatttttttccattgccccccaaaaaagtcataagaaaaatgaatcaataagtcccatgtaccccaaaacagtaccaatcaacactacgtctcgtcccacagaaaacaagcacaaaaaatcactacattgatggaaaaataaaaaagttacggttcttggaaagcgacgatgcaaaaacaaataattttagttcaaaagtgtttttattgtgcaaaagtcgtaaaacataaaaaaaaactctacatatgtggtatcgccgtaatcgtaccgacccatagaataaaggtaacatgttatttacgtcgcacagtgaacggcgtcaatttaaaaacgcatagaacaatggtggaatttcagtttttttttataatccccccaaaaaaaaagttaataaaaaaaattatatgtaccctaaaatggtgctattaaaaagtacaactaatcccgcaaaaaaacaagtcctcatacagctatgtagacgaaaaaataaaaaagttatagctctttgaatgcgactatagaaaaacaaataaaatagctttgtcattagggcctaaaatgggctggtcactaaggggttaaatacttgtGCAAGGGAAAAGAGGAGTAGtcacccacagcaaccaatcaattatttttatttagagGGCCTAATTTTCGCTAGttggattggttgctatgggcagctgCTCCATCTGCACAAATCATGATATATCTCACCCAATCAGTGCAGATTATATGTGGACCACCGTTTAGCAGACATGTCAGAAAACGTGCGTGGAATTTCCGGGTAATCCAAATCCATTTTATGTAAACAAATATTCTGATTCAAAACCGGTCAGAGACATAAAATGAGCGTTCAACTGACAGCCAACTCCTCCACTAACAAGTCAGGAGATAAGCGACAACACAGCTGCTTATCTCAAGGGAGACATAGGTCAGACAAGAAGATAAACAAACCCGGTCCCCACAGACATGACAACGTGGAAGAAAGAAAAGCTAtcggttgcccatagcaactaaaGCGTACAGCTTTTAAAGCCCGTTAAATTGTGAACGCGGCAACTTGTCTAAGGCACAAACATTTATTAGAAGCCGAATACCAGCGCTAGGGGACGCCATGACGTTACCTGCTCCGTCCGGCGTAACCACGGCACGAAACTAGGTCCTCGGCACCACGACGCTCAAGCTCTGCCCCCTCAGCAACACGACGCTCAAGCTCCGCCCCTCCCTTACGACATAATAGAACATGTGACCATGGTTCCAGGCGGGAAAAGGAAGGCAGCTGATTGGTTGTTGGTGTCGCGTTCGTTAAGTTTCGATCGAAATAGAAAGTTCGCAATGAAAATGTCAGTTGCATGTATGGAAGTGatacatatattaataaataattcTGAACATCGTTAGCTGCTCTGATTCTATAAATCATTGGTCTGTAACTGCTCTAAAACTACAATACCCAGgtagctgggagttgtagttttagccATGTGGGTTTTGCTAGCCAAAATGTGTAGATTATGGTATAATAAATAGCAGATCcatgaaaattttttttaaaaatcccaaATTGTATGTATCTGACCTCCATACATagatataaggcctcattcacacgagcgtataagattcacgcgtgtgaatctggtccgtgtgtgtggcgttatgcatcagtgtgctttgcgagcggCATGTGTTGAGCGGCATGTgttattcacacactcgcaaagcactttttttttttttttttaatcgaattgatgcgcaaatcacacaccccacacggatgtgcatccgtgtgcagtgcgcGGTTTtcccgcacccatagacttcaatggactctcgctgcgtgaaaactcattcatgtgtgaacggccccaatgaaatcaatgggtctgtgggCTGCGTGTGATTTCCATGTGCAGCACACCTATGTGATTCACGctcatgtgaacgaggcctaactgAAAATGACCGTTTAGGTCCAGGTCATAATATGGTAGCAGTGTGAACAGATAACTAATGGCCACTGAGCATACAAGTGAAGAGGGGATCTTTGCCGAAAACAGCTAGACAAGGCCTGAGTGCTGCCTGTCAATACTTTATAACACCCCCCAGCACCTAGGTTCTCAATCTGTGGTGTCACACGTGTGTACCCCAGGAGTACATGCTATGGGggaaaaactagtgcaaaggaaaagtgaagtagttgcccatagcgacCAATCAGTTTCCACCTTTCATTTTGCAGAAGCaaaatgaaagcagaaacctgattggttgccatgggaaaCTGCTCCAGTTTTCCGTTGCAacaattttgataaatctccccctatgtctcgtattaaccctttcagaaccAGACTCCATTTTCATttctatgcttttgttttttcctccccaccttcagaaaaatcataactttttgattttttccgttgacacagccatatgagggtttaATTTTcacgggacaaattgtactttctgatggtaccatttaatattatgtgtcatgtactgggaagctggaaagaaattcagaatggggtggaattgggaaaaaaacagcagtccttccattttcttatgggttttgtttttacggtattcactgtacggtgaaaatgccacattacctttattctgcacgcCTGTACGATCACGGTGAgaacaaaatttatatagtttgtgTTATGTTATAGtaccgttaaaaaaaaattaaccgtTTGTTCCTTTCAAACATTTTTCTGCATccccatattgtgacccccgtaactttttttatatgtttgtgtatagagctgtgtacggcctctttttgtacgtggaaataTGTATCGGGcatttcaatcactttttattcacttttttttttgcgggattgaagcggtaaaaaaaaaaaagattctgccATTTTGACCGTTTTTCccgctacggcgttcaccgtatttataaaatatttttaaagtttGGCCATTTTCAGACCTAATGTgtttaggtttattttttttatgtgttgcaAGGAAAAGGGTGTGATTTGaataattctatttttttaaaatatttttcaaaactttttttccattttttattcttttttagcCCCCcatagggggcttgaacctgcgatcattagctcacttatgccatagactacaacatcacagtattgcagtctatagTAAAATGAGTGCATTGCTATTAAATACCTGCCACAGACGACAGGCAGGTCTGATGAGCAAGCTTCCTATAGCAGCGCTGGCAGCGTTCACAAGGCTTCCAGCTGCTATAAGAATACACCGGCGCCCGCCAGGAAGGAGCCGGCGACCAGCCCCgaagtgaaaggggcagtaaaaacccctcagatgccggtcgTCACATCTGAcgccggcatctgaggggttaaatgcttgtgatcagaaatgtttctgatcgcaagcattgccgctgggtccctgctgtgcaacATAGCCAAGACCCGGCAGCTATGGCacccgctctgcttctgagcgggcGCCAATCTTTAAAAACCCTTTCCCGATGTAAATCTACAAATTAGTAACGGGAAACGGTTAAAAACCCGTCAAAATCAGCTGCTGAAGGGGAagactacaaaaaaataaaagcattaatATCAAACCGTGAAATTAATCTAACAAGACTGTCCCACCAGACTAATATAAGGACATCAGGGACTGTTCTTGTATCCATCACCTGACTGGAACGTTACaatcatgttcacacagagttgtttaGAGCGTTTTTGGTCGCCATGATGCCGTTTTTGTCAGAAAACCAAATAATCCGcatttagaacttttttttttttacagccattgTAGTTGCAGCAGAACATGTGTTccctacaaatgtatttatttttcttaactgTGTAAAATGCTCTGTAAACCAAGTAAATGTTAAGGACACGTTCACATGCGTCAGATCAGTTATGTACTTTGGGTTCACAATTCAcactgaaaatctgcaaaaaaaaagtaccAGTGCAAGTAAAATGGGGTTTTCTAAAACTTTATTTAGATGCTGCTGAAATTATCGGGCAGATTTGAGGACAACTCCAGTCATGATGTGATTTTATGAATTTCTATGATGAATCCCCTCTATGATACGGTACTAGTTTATATATAAATACtttattttcaattttatttAGGTTTCATGATCCAACATTTCcatttttaaagaggttttccccccCAATtatcatttttcacctatccacaggataggtgataaatatatgaCCGCTGGGGGCCCCCATCACTGGTATCCCCACCCATCTCTAGGACAGGGGTCCGACTCCAATTCCTCACaattgcagtgaggaggattctgaatggagtggcggtcgcacatgtgtgatgccgctccattcaaagtctatgggaacgaCAGAAACAGCGGAGCACTGtactcggccccatagactttgaatagagcgacATCGCACATGCGCGACAACCTCTCCATTCAAAGTTCTCACTGCAGTCATGCAATGAGGACGAACAGGGGGCTCGGGACCCTCGCTCtaatgatcagtggggatcccaagCAAATAGACATTAATGTTAATCTTGGCACAACCCCATTAACGCTAGGCCTTTAACATAATTGAGCCCTGCCAGCAGAACGTGATATTGCCCTGGCAGTGGATCGGATAGCCCACTACTTTTCACTAGCCCTGTCCAGGATACTATAGGTAAGGATGTATTTACACAACCTTCAATGTGCATGTTTGGCATATGCGCCACTCCCAGGACATACGCTATGGGGTCTGTAGACCGTATAGACCGGACAGATGTTAAATAAAATGTCTTCTTGCAGGTAATGTATTTCTTAACATGGGAAACTTATTGATGACATATTCCACTATATAGTATATGAAAATCAATTGCTACCGTTAAAAGGTccttaggacaggccatcaatgtttgacatGTTGGGGTCCAAAGTCCAGGACACCCATCAATTAGCACAATAAAGGGGCCCCTTAGTTTTTTTACACATGCACTGCAGCTTGTCTGTAAAGTGTGGCTCTACCTTATACTGCAGCTCCGTCCCATTCAAGGGACTGGGACTGAGTTGCAGTACCTGGCACAGCCACATTCATACGTAAGAGACGGTGCCCGTGTAAATAATGAAGGGCGACGCGAGTGCCGTGGTCTTCTCATTGTGATGATCGGCGGGCTGTCACAGACgttagacccccactgataaaacatcgctcatctctaattactgTACATATTGTACTGAACAATAGTAAGaaattaacggtgcggggtccgggtgtcggacctgcaccgacgatatactgatgacctatctggtggataggtcatccgttgtccagtagtggacaaccccattaagggcACTTTTCTGACACCTAATTCAGACATATCAGAAGGTCATGTTGGTGGAGGTCTGGGAGCCGGGATAACCGCCAGTAACCTCAACAAACAGGTCTCTGCACTCATTTCAGTGAAGAGATGGCTATGCATGTACAATGATGGTTGTTACAGAAACCTACGAGCGCTCTCACTCATAGATTAACCATAGCTCCCAAAGTTTGCAGCAACAAGATCTCTCCTTAAAAGAAAAAGCCTCCAGTATCTGTGCGACTGGTCActccaaaatatatttttttccagtgtAAACTTTAGGTGGTTATTATAGCAGTTAGACCAATACAACTTCTATTGAGTTGCCATCATCAACATCTACTAAAGTATCACTTTCTTCAGAGGCCTCCTGTCCATGACTTATCTGATGGGACTGAGAATAAGTCTCATCGTTCTGGTGACAATTGACGGACTGATCCTTTGTATGGACCTGCTGGTGACGCAAGAGATCACTAGACTCTCGAAAAGCTTTCTGGCAGGTTGTGCAATGATAACGTCGCTCTCCGGTGTGCATCTGCTTGTGTCGGTCAAGGTGAGTGAGCTGTTGGAAAGTCTTGCTACAAATGTCGCAACTAAAAGGGCGATAGCCTGTATGCATCAAGTAATGACGATGCAAACTCGAGATACGGGTGAAATACTTGGCGCAAAGACTGCACTTTAATTTGTCTTTAATGGCCTTGCCTTGTACGGGGTCATCATCTTTCCAATGTTTAGCATATAGCCTGTCATGTGAACTTTCCTCTTTCATCTGCCCACCAAAAGAGTCTTCATTCAAAGTAGATATTGACTGAGAATGAGAAGACAAAGAGATGACCTCAGGACTATGCCCTTTATCCAGAAGCCTCTGTCTTTGTACTTTGGCGTTATGCCAGGTGGGGCATTGATAAGGTTTATCACCAGTATGAACACGTTGATGCTTTAATAGGTCACTGGTATCTCGAAAACCTTTATGGCAAATAGAACATTTGAATGGTCTCTCCCCTGTATGGACCAAGTAGTGGCGCTGAAGGTGGGTGGCTTGCCGGAAAGATTGATTGCAAATGTTGCAGGTGAAGGGTTTCTTGCCCGTATGTATGACCGTGTGCTTTCTCAAGTTAGAGGAATTGTTAAAACATTTCTTACATTCGACACATTCATAAAGTTTCTGCCCCATTGGTCCAACCTTTAGATGCACAGGGCGATGAACATCAAGATCTTTCTTTGAGACAAATGATTTACTGCAGAAGGAACACTGAAATTCTTGAGGAATCTCCTCATTCTCATTAGTAGGTGTAACGGTATGACAATTTCCATGTTTTTGTAGTAACGCTGGCTGAGTCTTTGCATGCTTTTCCGTATGTCTCCTCATGTAACAAATACGAGAAAAGTTTTTCTGGCAGACCGGACAGCTGTAAGGCCTCTCGCCTGTGTGCACTCGAAAGTGAACCCTCAGCTCGGTAGAGTCCCTAAATCCCTTAGTACAAAAGGCACAACGATATGGTCTCTCACCTGTGTGCACCAAACGGTGGCGGTCAAGTTGGGATTTTTGACGGAAGCTACTGCCACATACATCACACACATAGGGCCTCAGGCCCGTGTGGATGTTTTTGTGGCGCCTCAGGTTGGAAGCGTCAGAAAAGCAACGATCACACAAATCACACTTGTATTGCTTACGTCCCATCACGATGCTTGGCTGATTACCGGAGACACCCACTTTTTTCAAAAAATCTCCCATGGAAAATGGGCTGGTATCCAGTTTGGCTTGTGCTGCCTTCACACTGTCCAGCATGTCACTCAGACAAGATGTAAGTCCCTCCATCATCTTGGAGTCCACTATAAAATGACAAATTTCAATATTAATTATAACAGtattaaagattaaaaaaaattactgtaaataagaaaaaacaaaagcttGATGTAACCAGGAACGATCACATTTAGTTTTGGGTGGCACTGCTAATgcagaaattttaaaaaaaagttatacttatcaTTTAGATAGGATTTCccctttagggtatattcacatgcggcaaatttgttgcagaatttctgcgactgaaaagcaAATTTTTACACATCTGAAAAGGGTTGTCTCTGCAATCTCCATGATGTatgggacagtcacagaaatatctgcaacagatctaccctgtgtgaacttactcttaggccttattcacacgaacgtgtttaacatccgtgatacgcgtgttgcacggacctatgttactctatgtggTTGTTCAGAcagcccgtgattttcacgcagcgtgtgtccgctgtgtaaaacccacgacatgtcctatacttggccgtttttcgtgcatcacacatccattgaagtcaatgggtgcgtgaaaatcgcgcacggcacacggaatcacttccgtgtgccgcgcgttattcgcgcaacagtagataaagaaatgaaggaaaaaataaaagcacttaatttctttttctaaacatcaaaaccgcgtgtcataaggatggcatatgcgcgaaaatcacgcacgcACAGATGAcatacggaactgcaacgcgcgcaaaacgcacacgttcgtgtgaataaggccttagggttcaCCCACTGGTTGCCTTCGTCGTGGTATCGCAAAACCGTTGTTTTCGCCTAATGTTCCTGAAAATCTCAGCAAAAATGGGCAACCAAGCCGACATGTGTGAATAAACACCTAATCAAAAATATCTCTAGTGACTACAAGCGCATGAAATGTTCTCTTCagttaaattaataaaaacatttatagTTATCGGTTTCTTAAAAAGCAGGATGGCAACTAATATGGCTACCAACACTATTCCCACATGGTTTGCAACAAAATATTTCTTAAAAGGCATACGTGCCTACTTTTGAGAAATCACTTCAGGGAGACAATGTGGGCAAAATGCTGCACACACAATTTTCAAACTTATTAtatgcactatatggacaaaagtattgggatacctacacattacacctacaggagattaatgacatcccattctaaatccataggcattaattagGAGTTGGTccctctttgcagctaaaacagcttccactctcctgggaagactttctacaagattttggagtgtctgtgggaacttttgcctattcatccagaagagcatttgtgaggtcaaacaTGGATGTTGGAGAGGACCTGGTtcccaatctccgttctagttctttccaaaggtgttggatggggttgaggtcagggctctgtgcggccagtcactTTCTTCAAcaccaaaccatgtctttatggaccttgctttctgCACTGGggtagtcatgctggaacagaaaagagtcAAACCCCAAAGTGTtcctacaaagttggaagctacaattgtctaaACTGTCTAtgtatgctgaagaattaagatttccgttcactggaactaaggggcctaggcaacccctgaaaaacaaccccatagcattgtccctcctccaccaaactttacagttggcacaatgcagtcaggcaggtaacgttctcctggcattcaccaaacccagactcatccatcagactggcagatagagaagcgtgatccatcactccacagaacacgtttcccctgctccagagtccagtggcaatgtgctttacaccactccatccgacacttggcattgtgcttggtaatgtaagactggcatgcagctgctcggccgtggaaacccatgccatgaagctccagggacacagtttttgtgcggatattaatgccagaggtggtttggagctctgcagttagtcAGCAAATCATTAGTGAATTGTATGCACTATGcacccccgctctgtaactttacacgAGTCGCTGAAgtacacaaactgacttgttacgatggtggcgtcctattacaggaccacgctggtattcagtgatctctttagaacgacccattcaatcacaaatgtttgtaaaggcgactgcatggcgaggtgctggattttctGCATCTGTGGCAATGAGACTGAATGaagcacctgaattcaatgattaagaggtatgtcccaatacttttgtccatataggtgTAGGCAACTCTTCCAACCTAACTCCCACAATGCCCCTTCTCTTGCCTGAAGCGGTCATCACGCCATTGTTGGTTCAGTAATAGCAGCAGGGACTGGGGTATGTTCATGATGCCAGCATGGTAGTGGAGTAGGCATGTATGCTTATGGGAGTTGTttcattagggcatatggacttcATAGAGTAGGGTGGGGGGCTCGGAGCACACCGTTTGCTCCAAATTTATTGTGCATTTAAGACACCTACCTCAACAGTTATTAAAACGGTCTACAATAAGCAGCGTGGCCAGGCGATACATGCACGCTATGAGAGGACAGGGGTAAACGTTTTATATACTTGGAGCAATTTGCCCTATTTCACACGCCTAATGTATATATTCTACGGTCTCTATGGATTAGATACGTACATATAGATGCATGTAAATAAGCAATACCCTCCGGTCCACATGAGTTCTTGGAGAACGATTTTCTATACGGTGCATATTAGGAGGTGTCAGTGCTGCATGTGATCTATTATTTGACCCCTATATAAAACATGGAAGCCCCTTTAAGGTAGTGCATTAACAATATAGACAGAGAACAGCCTGTGACTGAACATTAATCTATAGGATCACAGTATAGGATTTGCTAGTAATTGCTATGTGTGGCGTGCAACAATGTAGCAGCCGGGTGCTGGGCAGTATATTACCTCTGACAGCTGCAGCCGGACCACCTTAATATGTGCAGTCACAAATGACCAGCAGCATCCTCAGCTCCTCCAGTCACATCTCTTCCTCCTCCTGAGCACTACACAGAGCACTCAGGAGCTCACAGGAAGCTGTACGCCTCCtactacagcaccagaaacacagCTCACAACATTAGTTCCTACTGGCAAAACAATTTGAATAGCTCCACAATTACCATCATAAAGGAGGCAAATGAGCACCACAATGGCcctttaagggtgtattcacatgtgtaGGTTTTGGTCAGGTTTTTTATGCAgtatttgaagccaaaaccaggggtGGATTCAAATAAGCAGAGAAGTAGTATCTGTCCTTTATACGTCCCCTCCCTTTATAATCcacacctggttttggcttcaaaaactgcataaaaaattcTGCGCAAGACTTTAATGTGTGAATACACTCTAAATCACTAGCAAAGGGTTTTACATGCAATTTTCTGAACAATCGACTGCTGCATGAACAATaacacataaaatatatatatatatatatatatatacacatacatacacacacacacatacaaaccgtataatgccctatagtgaccccacacagtataaataatgccccatagctgccaccttacagtataatgtcccatagctgcccccacacagtataatgccccgacgaGTGGAGATCCCTCTGTTCCTCTGGTTTTATTCAaccgtatctgcgtcctgaggacgcagatgcagttgatAGTAGTACATACCACCGACCGCCTGAGACAGAGGGACAGCGCAACCGGAACTGTCCTGCTCCAtacgggacagttgggaggtatgtcttcATGACAAAGCTGAACATCGCGTCGTTCAGTTTTTCCTGATTCCCTTCAATGATCTTACAGATCAGTGCCAGGTAAGGAGAGAGAACACCCCTGACTTcggactatgagggtatgttcacacgaggtcattacgtccgtaattgacggacgtatttcgtccgcaagtaccggaccgaacacagtgcagggagccgggctcctagcatcatacttatgtacgacgctaggagtccctgcctcgctgccggacaactgtcccgtactgtaatcatgttttcagtacgggacagttgtccagcagcgaggcagggactcctagcgtcgtacataactatgatgctaggagcccggctccctgcactgtgttcggtccgatacttgcggccgaaatacgtccgtcaattacggacgtaatgacctcgtgtgaacataccctaagacgtaGAGACTTTCAGGAAGATGTTTTTCTAGATAaaaagtgcgtcttatagtccaaaaaaatgCAGTAATTTCTCACCTATATGACTTCCATGGGGCTCTGCTGTACCTCCATACACCTcagatttcatatggaggcaGATGTTTTACCTCAATCAGATCTGTCTGATATTGCGCTCCATATGGCAGCACACAAAATACATATGGCTCTGTATTGCCTCCTTTACACAGCTCGGCCGTCTGCATGAGGCATGTATGCTTAGGGGAAATTTAAGATCTAGTGAATTTGGAGgcaaagtcaacaccttgaaatcTTTATCATGTTCTTCAAACCAtcgctgaacaatttttgcagtgtggcaggggcattatactgctatCCGAGGCCACTGAGAATAGAGAACacagttgccatgaaggggtgtactgtcTGCAGTAATGTTTAGACAGGCGGTATAtgtacatgaatgccaggaccccagGTCATCACACTGAATCCAATGGCT belongs to Rhinoderma darwinii isolate aRhiDar2 chromosome 8, aRhiDar2.hap1, whole genome shotgun sequence and includes:
- the LOC142659335 gene encoding uncharacterized protein LOC142659335, whose translation is MMEGLTSCLSDMLDSVKAAQAKLDTSPFSMGDFLKKVGVSGNQPSIVMGRKQYKCDLCDRCFSDASNLRRHKNIHTGLRPYVCDVCGSSFRQKSQLDRHRLVHTGERPYRCAFCTKGFRDSTELRVHFRVHTGERPYSCPVCQKNFSRICYMRRHTEKHAKTQPALLQKHGNCHTVTPTNENEEIPQEFQCSFCSKSFVSKKDLDVHRPVHLKVGPMGQKLYECVECKKCFNNSSNLRKHTVIHTGKKPFTCNICNQSFRQATHLQRHYLVHTGERPFKCSICHKGFRDTSDLLKHQRVHTGDKPYQCPTWHNAKVQRQRLLDKGHSPEVISLSSHSQSISTLNEDSFGGQMKEESSHDRLYAKHWKDDDPVQGKAIKDKLKCSLCAKYFTRISSLHRHYLMHTGYRPFSCDICSKTFQQLTHLDRHKQMHTGERRYHCTTCQKAFRESSDLLRHQQVHTKDQSVNCHQNDETYSQSHQISHGQEASEESDTLVDVDDGNSIEVVLV